One Oreochromis niloticus isolate F11D_XX linkage group LG16, O_niloticus_UMD_NMBU, whole genome shotgun sequence genomic window carries:
- the commd6 gene encoding COMM domain-containing protein 6 isoform X1 translates to MPAAEESYGVNKVVDNICRISPDLLADVCQQVLTYLQGQKRGVDSAEISDRFQRAEVRLDHEALQDMIRFLLLTFRSAGKSNISGDELVSKLEEGSNKWSKASLQVLHKLWSEHGVSVHTQQEAQAMLSIGQLVDMQWKLGMAVSSDTCRSLNSPFVCLLLKIVEPSGQICQRSFEMTIPQFQNFYKQFKEMAAVMETV, encoded by the exons ATGCCAGCAGCAGAGGAGTCATATG GCGTCAACAAAGTTGTGGACAACATATGCAGGATTTCTCCAGATCTGTTAGCAGATGTG TGTCAGCAAGTACTGACTTATCTTCAAGGGCAGAAGAGAGGAGTAGATTCAGCTGAAATTTCTGAT AGATTTCAGAGAGCCGAAGTGAGACTTGATCATGAAGCTCTGCAGGACATGATCAGATTTCTCTTGCTAACATTCCG GTCAGCTGGAAAGAGCAACATCTCTGGGGATGAACTCGTGTCAAAGCTGGAAGAAGGCTCTAACAAGTGGTCCAAAGCTTCCCTTCAGGTCTTGCACAAGTTGTGGAGCGAACATGGTGTGTCAGTCCACACTCAACAAGAGGCCCAGGCCATGCTCAGCATCGGTCAG ttGGTGGACATGCAGTGGAAGCTTGGCATGGCAGTGAGCTCAGACACCTGTCGATCTCTCAACTCCCCATTTGTGTGTCTGCTGCTGAAGATTGTTGAGCCTTCAGGACAAATCTGTCAGAGGTCTTTTGAGATGACCATCCCACAGttccag AACTTCTACAAACAGTTCAAGGAGATGGCAGCTGTTATGGAGACTGTATGA
- the uchl3 gene encoding ubiquitin carboxyl-terminal hydrolase isozyme L3 has translation MDSPRWLPLESNPEVMTKFVSCLGMKPTWQFGDVYGLDPELLSMVPRPVCAVLLLFPVTEKYEAFKQEEEEKLKDQPQEVSPDVYFIKQTIGNACGTIGLIHAVANNQAHLEFEPDSPLKKFLEQTSKMTPEERATFLEKDESIRVTHESSAQEGQTEAPSLDEKVNLHFIAFVNVGGHLYELDGRKPFPIAHGKTSEDTFLEDAVEVCKVFMARDPQEVRFTIIALSKDSY, from the exons ATGGATTCCCCACGTTGGCTGCCTCTTGAGTCAAACCCAGAA GTCATGACTAAa TTTGTTAGCTGTTTGGGTATGAAGCCAACCTGGCAGTTTGGGGATGTGTATGGATTGGATCCAGAGCTTCTCAGCATGGTACCAAGACCAGTGTGCGCGGTGCTACTCCTCTTTCCAGTGACAGAGAAG TATGAAGCATTTAaacaagaagaggaggagaagctcAAAGATCAGCCTCAGGAGGTTTCTCCAGACGTCTACTTCATTAAGCAAACTATTGGAAACGCTTGTGGAACAATAGGATTAATTCACGCTGTGGCAAACAACCAGGCACATCTGGAATTTG aacCTGATTCCCCTCTTAAGAAATTTCTTGaacaaacatctaaaatgaCCCCGGAGGAAAGGGCAACCTTCCTGGAAAAAGACGAG AGTATACGTGTTACCCATGAATCCAGTGCACAGGAAGGACAGACTGAG GCACCAAGTTTAGACGAGAAAGTGAATCTGCATTTTATAGCTTTTGTGAATGTTGGAGGGCACTTATATGAACTGG ATGGCCGTAAGCCTTTCCCTATTGCCCATGGAAAAACCTCAGAGGATACTTTCCTTGAG GATGCTGTAGAGGTTTGCAAAGTCTTTATGGCTCGCGACCCTCAGGAGGTTCGTTTCACCATCATTGCCCTCTCCAAAGATTCATACTGA
- the commd6 gene encoding COMM domain-containing protein 6 isoform X2 — protein MWSAGKSNISGDELVSKLEEGSNKWSKASLQVLHKLWSEHGVSVHTQQEAQAMLSIGQLVDMQWKLGMAVSSDTCRSLNSPFVCLLLKIVEPSGQICQRSFEMTIPQFQNFYKQFKEMAAVMETV, from the exons ATGTG GTCAGCTGGAAAGAGCAACATCTCTGGGGATGAACTCGTGTCAAAGCTGGAAGAAGGCTCTAACAAGTGGTCCAAAGCTTCCCTTCAGGTCTTGCACAAGTTGTGGAGCGAACATGGTGTGTCAGTCCACACTCAACAAGAGGCCCAGGCCATGCTCAGCATCGGTCAG ttGGTGGACATGCAGTGGAAGCTTGGCATGGCAGTGAGCTCAGACACCTGTCGATCTCTCAACTCCCCATTTGTGTGTCTGCTGCTGAAGATTGTTGAGCCTTCAGGACAAATCTGTCAGAGGTCTTTTGAGATGACCATCCCACAGttccag AACTTCTACAAACAGTTCAAGGAGATGGCAGCTGTTATGGAGACTGTATGA
- the commd6 gene encoding COMM domain-containing protein 6 isoform X3 — translation MSAGKSNISGDELVSKLEEGSNKWSKASLQVLHKLWSEHGVSVHTQQEAQAMLSIGQLVDMQWKLGMAVSSDTCRSLNSPFVCLLLKIVEPSGQICQRSFEMTIPQFQNFYKQFKEMAAVMETV, via the exons AT GTCAGCTGGAAAGAGCAACATCTCTGGGGATGAACTCGTGTCAAAGCTGGAAGAAGGCTCTAACAAGTGGTCCAAAGCTTCCCTTCAGGTCTTGCACAAGTTGTGGAGCGAACATGGTGTGTCAGTCCACACTCAACAAGAGGCCCAGGCCATGCTCAGCATCGGTCAG ttGGTGGACATGCAGTGGAAGCTTGGCATGGCAGTGAGCTCAGACACCTGTCGATCTCTCAACTCCCCATTTGTGTGTCTGCTGCTGAAGATTGTTGAGCCTTCAGGACAAATCTGTCAGAGGTCTTTTGAGATGACCATCCCACAGttccag AACTTCTACAAACAGTTCAAGGAGATGGCAGCTGTTATGGAGACTGTATGA